In one Nicotiana sylvestris chromosome 8, ASM39365v2, whole genome shotgun sequence genomic region, the following are encoded:
- the LOC138875653 gene encoding uncharacterized protein, with the protein MAEELKNLTSRVQGVEGDRGIEGLNYKDLCIQPDVELPEGYKPPKFEMFDGTGDPRVNLRTYCDKLVRVGKDEKIRIKLFMRSLNRGALSWYISQNPKKWSNWVSMASEFMDRFRFNMENTPDVFYIQNLKKKPIETFREYATCWRSEASKVRAHNLQYYERLMVIRNHKFSDIIKLGERIEEGIKSGMADTIWGTTEEEALAGLKNLFLKDEDMDCSAIIEEEKEEGLTIQTVEKGAVLRN; encoded by the exons atggctgaagagcTCAAGAacttaacaagccgagttcagggtgttgaaggcgacagaggaatagaaggtttaaaCTACAAAGACctgtgcatacaaccagatgtggaattgcctgaggggtacaaacctccaaagtttgaaatgttcgatggcacaggtgatcctagggtcaatctaaggacctattgtgacaagcttgtcagggtcgggaaagatgaaaaaatTCGGataaaactctttatgaggagtcttaatAGGggtgctttgtcttggtatatcagccaaaatcccaagaaatggtccaattgggtaagtatggcatcagagttcatggaccggttcaggtttaaCATGGAGAACACaccggatgttttctacattcagaatcttaagaagaaacctattgAGACTTTCCGTGAATATGCTACttgttggaggtcggaagcgtcCAAGGTCAG ggcacataatctacaatattatgagaggttgatggttatcagAAATCACAAATTCTcagatatcatcaaactcggagaaagaattgaggaaggaatcaagagcgggatg GCCGATACAATATGGGGGActacagaagaagaagcactagctgggttgaagaatttgttcttgaaggatgaggacatggattgcagtgccataattgaagaggagaaggaagaaggcctcactattcagactgtggagaagggagctgttctcagaaaCTGA